In a genomic window of Streptomyces sp. SJL17-4:
- a CDS encoding helix-turn-helix domain-containing protein produces MTMHGADGAGGADALLTVLELLAGQAPPARFDTLLDEARLTGLAGAELDRLERAVALAGEVNAGREQDARREAGLATLTDTARDLTLSYDLDSLLRVITRRARRLLGLDLAYVTLRGPYGACYVHTTEGSRTGRAGGPRIAPGLRIAEGYGLGGAVQSHGEAVWTADYLADERFAPSGSLDAGVHAPAFDEAAEAALRAEDLHAIMAAPLRSGDTVIGVLHGADRRVRHHTGEEIGLLTALADLAALAVEKAGLLDRTRAEVSELERDSSRVRTSLTRMRHVSEAHGRIMNLVLAGGDLGSVAKAAADALDATVMIRDQGGRCLATAGDIPGLVEEAVAKASLDAHARRRPVLADDDTWVAPVIAGSEDLGGLVIRAAGGLTGEDERLLELAAQSVAFLLLMRRSTAVAEGPVRDELLDDLIADPPHAPQQIAQRARRLGVDLRKPHVLVLARPEGGEQGRAVVWASSYTYRLSGLKTVQGGCIVLLLPGIDASAAARAVADELSPLLGHPVSVAAAGPGQSPDGVARMHQEAGRCLDAMSALGGTGSAASVQDLGFLGLLLSDDNDVNGFVEAAIGPVLDYDAERFTDLTHTLEAYFASGGSPTNAAEALHVHPNTVSRRLERIGELLGPEWQKPGQVLEVQLALRLQRTREVLARGRATADPTRQPPGPPERST; encoded by the coding sequence ATGACCATGCACGGCGCGGACGGAGCCGGTGGTGCCGACGCGCTGCTCACGGTCCTCGAACTCCTGGCCGGGCAGGCCCCGCCCGCCCGCTTCGACACCCTCCTCGACGAGGCCCGGCTCACCGGACTCGCCGGAGCGGAACTCGACCGCCTCGAACGGGCCGTGGCACTCGCCGGTGAGGTGAACGCCGGACGCGAGCAGGACGCCCGCCGTGAAGCCGGACTCGCCACGCTCACCGACACCGCCCGCGACCTCACCCTCTCGTACGACCTCGACAGCCTGCTGCGCGTGATCACCCGCCGCGCCCGCCGGCTCCTCGGCCTCGACCTGGCGTACGTGACCCTGCGCGGCCCGTACGGAGCCTGCTACGTCCACACCACCGAGGGCTCCCGCACCGGACGGGCCGGCGGGCCGAGGATCGCCCCCGGGCTGAGGATCGCCGAGGGGTACGGGCTCGGCGGCGCCGTCCAGTCGCACGGCGAGGCCGTCTGGACCGCCGACTACCTCGCCGACGAACGCTTCGCCCCCTCCGGCTCCCTCGACGCCGGCGTCCACGCACCCGCCTTCGACGAGGCCGCCGAAGCGGCCCTGCGCGCCGAGGACCTGCACGCGATCATGGCCGCGCCGCTGCGCAGCGGCGACACCGTCATCGGCGTCCTGCACGGTGCCGACCGGCGGGTCCGCCACCACACCGGCGAGGAGATCGGGCTGCTCACCGCGCTCGCCGACCTCGCCGCGCTCGCCGTGGAGAAGGCCGGACTCCTCGACCGGACGCGGGCGGAGGTCTCCGAACTCGAACGGGACAGCTCCCGGGTCCGCACCAGCCTCACCCGGATGCGGCACGTCAGCGAGGCCCACGGCCGGATCATGAACCTCGTCCTCGCCGGTGGCGACCTGGGCAGCGTGGCCAAGGCCGCCGCCGACGCCCTCGACGCGACCGTGATGATCCGCGACCAGGGCGGCCGCTGTCTCGCCACCGCCGGCGACATCCCCGGCCTCGTCGAGGAGGCCGTCGCCAAGGCCTCGCTCGACGCGCACGCCCGCCGCCGGCCCGTCCTCGCCGACGACGACACCTGGGTCGCCCCCGTCATCGCCGGCTCCGAAGACCTCGGCGGCCTCGTCATCCGTGCCGCCGGCGGCCTCACCGGCGAGGACGAGCGGCTCCTCGAACTCGCCGCCCAGTCCGTCGCCTTCCTCCTCCTCATGCGCCGCTCCACCGCCGTCGCCGAGGGACCCGTCCGCGACGAACTCCTCGACGACCTCATCGCCGACCCGCCGCACGCCCCCCAGCAGATCGCCCAGCGCGCCCGCCGCCTCGGCGTCGACCTGCGTAAACCGCATGTCCTCGTGCTCGCCCGGCCGGAGGGCGGCGAACAGGGCAGGGCCGTGGTGTGGGCGTCCTCGTACACGTACCGCCTCAGTGGTCTGAAGACCGTGCAGGGCGGCTGCATCGTGCTGCTGCTCCCGGGCATCGACGCCTCGGCCGCCGCCAGGGCCGTCGCCGACGAACTGTCCCCGCTGCTCGGCCACCCCGTCTCCGTCGCCGCCGCCGGACCCGGCCAGAGCCCCGACGGCGTCGCCCGGATGCACCAGGAAGCCGGGCGCTGCCTGGACGCGATGAGCGCCCTCGGCGGCACCGGATCGGCGGCGTCCGTGCAGGACCTGGGCTTCCTCGGGCTGCTGCTCTCCGACGACAACGACGTCAACGGTTTCGTCGAGGCCGCGATCGGCCCCGTACTCGACTACGACGCCGAGCGGTTCACCGACCTCACCCACACCCTGGAGGCGTACTTCGCCTCCGGCGGCAGCCCGACCAACGCGGCCGAGGCACTTCACGTCCACCCCAACACGGTCTCGCGCCGCCTGGAACGGATCGGTGAACTCCTCGGCCCCGAATGGCAGAAACCCGGCCAGGTCCTTGAGGTCCAGCTGGCGCTGCGCCTCCAGCGCACCCGGGAGGTCCTGGCCAGGGGCCGCGCCACGGCGGACCCGACCCGACAGCCGCCGGGCCCGCCGGAGCGGAGCACCTGA
- a CDS encoding transposase codes for MSTSVATKRRAVTGAVPPAVPLDVVRSVGTAGSREDVYAELCAALFSGFPRRDQRLKAEQYLHGLLTAQGRKSIRNIAAQIGGPAAEQSLHHFVSSSTWDWQPMRAALARYLERNSCPQAWVVRPMPIPKAGEHSVGVDRRFDPERGQVFHGQQAFGVWFASDELSVPVNWRLFLPDPWVNDRTRRDRAEVPQEAGEETLEECAVAAALDTARWPDVTRKPVLLDIRGGAGRAALTRLAGAGVPVVARIGPGSRLAIADRSLPGFGAGPLSALQILESLKGLRRPVSWVDTVAGARTSRTSLATAVRVALPTPGGERMRPLVLLGEWDDPRRPPARVWISDLTGSPVGSLLRLTKLARRVERDFVEVGEGAGLRDFVGRSFRGWHRHITLASAAHAATVMAATDWEASYGSGYGSGRTARTAS; via the coding sequence GTGAGTACATCCGTCGCAACCAAGCGCAGGGCCGTCACCGGGGCTGTTCCCCCGGCCGTTCCCCTGGACGTCGTCAGGTCCGTCGGCACGGCCGGCTCGCGCGAGGACGTCTACGCCGAGCTGTGTGCCGCGCTGTTCTCCGGGTTCCCGCGCCGGGACCAGCGCCTGAAGGCCGAGCAGTATCTGCACGGCCTGCTCACCGCGCAGGGCCGCAAGTCCATACGTAACATCGCCGCGCAGATAGGCGGTCCCGCCGCCGAGCAGAGCCTGCACCACTTCGTGTCCAGCTCCACCTGGGACTGGCAGCCGATGCGGGCGGCGCTCGCCCGGTACCTGGAGCGGAACAGCTGCCCGCAGGCCTGGGTGGTGCGGCCGATGCCGATACCGAAGGCCGGGGAGCACTCGGTGGGCGTGGACCGGCGCTTCGACCCGGAGCGCGGGCAGGTCTTCCACGGCCAGCAGGCGTTCGGGGTGTGGTTCGCGAGCGACGAGCTGAGCGTGCCCGTCAACTGGCGTCTGTTCCTGCCGGACCCGTGGGTGAACGACCGTACGCGGCGCGACCGCGCGGAGGTTCCCCAGGAGGCCGGCGAGGAGACCCTGGAGGAGTGCGCGGTCGCGGCGGCGCTCGACACGGCCCGCTGGCCGGACGTGACCCGCAAGCCGGTGCTCCTCGACATCAGGGGCGGCGCGGGGCGGGCGGCCCTCACCCGGCTCGCCGGGGCCGGGGTGCCGGTGGTGGCGCGGATCGGTCCGGGCTCCCGGCTGGCGATCGCCGACCGCTCGCTGCCCGGTTTCGGGGCCGGTCCGCTGTCGGCGCTTCAGATCCTGGAGTCGCTCAAGGGGCTGCGCAGGCCGGTGAGCTGGGTGGACACGGTGGCCGGCGCGCGGACCTCGCGCACCTCGCTGGCCACGGCGGTCCGGGTGGCGCTGCCCACCCCGGGCGGTGAGCGGATGCGTCCGCTGGTGCTGCTCGGCGAGTGGGACGACCCGCGGCGGCCTCCGGCCCGCGTGTGGATCAGCGATCTGACCGGTTCGCCGGTCGGCTCCCTGCTGCGGCTGACGAAGCTGGCCCGCCGGGTGGAGCGGGACTTCGTGGAGGTCGGCGAGGGGGCGGGGCTGCGCGACTTCGTGGGCCGCTCGTTCCGCGGCTGGCACCGGCACATCACGCTGGCCTCGGCGGCCCACGCCGCGACGGTCATGGCCGCCACCGACTGGGAGGCGTCCTACGGCTCCGGCTACGGATCAGGGCGTACGGCGCGGACGGCGAGCTGA
- a CDS encoding CrcB family protein produces MRSRVELPVVGAVAAGGALGATARYGAELLWPTPAGAFPWTTFTVNVAGCALLGVLMVLLMERSTEWSTAVPHPLLRPFLGTGFCGGFTTFSTYSLQTERLLSAGDPTRGLLYLGGTVVTALAAVWAGVTVTRAAVRMRVARA; encoded by the coding sequence ATGCGATCGCGCGTCGAACTGCCGGTCGTCGGGGCCGTGGCCGCCGGCGGCGCCCTCGGCGCGACCGCCCGCTACGGCGCGGAGCTGCTCTGGCCGACCCCGGCAGGCGCCTTCCCGTGGACGACGTTCACGGTGAACGTGGCCGGGTGCGCGCTGCTCGGCGTACTGATGGTCCTGCTCATGGAGCGGTCGACCGAGTGGTCGACGGCCGTGCCGCACCCGCTCCTCCGCCCCTTCCTCGGCACCGGGTTCTGCGGCGGGTTCACCACCTTCTCCACGTACAGCCTCCAGACGGAGCGGCTGCTGAGCGCGGGCGACCCGACACGCGGCCTCCTCTACCTGGGCGGGACCGTGGTCACCGCGCTCGCCGCCGTGTGGGCCGGGGTCACCGTCACCAGGGCCGCCGTACGCATGAGGGTGGCGCGGGCGTGA
- the crcB gene encoding fluoride efflux transporter CrcB — MNWLLVVAGAAVGAPLRYLTDRAARARLGPGFPWGTFAVNVVGSFVLGLLTGVTSAQVQLLLATGLCGALTTYSTFSYETLKLYEDGAKGYAVLNVAASLAAGLGAVWLGVRTAGLL, encoded by the coding sequence GTGAACTGGCTGCTCGTCGTCGCCGGAGCCGCCGTCGGCGCGCCCCTGCGCTACCTCACCGACCGCGCTGCGCGCGCCCGTCTCGGACCCGGCTTCCCCTGGGGCACCTTCGCGGTGAACGTCGTCGGCTCGTTCGTTCTCGGGCTGCTCACCGGGGTGACATCGGCCCAGGTCCAGCTGCTGCTCGCCACGGGCCTGTGCGGGGCGCTCACGACGTACTCGACCTTCTCGTACGAGACGCTGAAGCTGTACGAGGACGGGGCGAAGGGGTACGCGGTGCTCAACGTCGCCGCGAGCCTGGCCGCCGGACTCGGAGCCGTATG